The following proteins come from a genomic window of Gimesia chilikensis:
- a CDS encoding DEAD/DEAH box helicase, with product MDFTESSFQQQQAQHKVPHTGGPHFLPPSAAPETQSISDTDREELLRQISSDTVPLTVSTSVFASGMNGALTRKFNLDATEIELIERAGLQPKWKPTRPRVRTFGMTFPDGLEFIPPKEEKEDKPELSKMKGPEVEGAEAAPRKKSTRLKPPANALSLEDRLFYLLQPPLETWLAGQELIMPFEPFPYQYEGIAWLFSKKSALLADEMGLGKTMQTITGVRLLLRSGQVRRILLVCPKPLIPNWQREFKFWAEELPVTVVQGDTNRRRMIWEMPNTPILIANYESMARDFEAMGEENLPRFDLVVLDEAQRIKNRDSRTADVARSIPRKRSWALTGTPIENRHEEMSSLFEWMEIIPPRGTPDLRQLQALSKEFILRRTKDLVMTDLPPRLDRPAYLDLNPAQRIAYETAEKDGVIQLNEMGDSITVQHVFELVLRLKQITNFDPVTGDSAKLDRLEADMEEIAASGGKAILFSQWTKPLDFMAQRLERFGTLVYHGGIPTKQREPILDQFKHDPNSHLLLMSYGTGAVGLNLQFAGYVFLFDRWWNPAIEDQAINRAHRIGQKTQVIVTKFVCNNTIEERIDMVLEQKRELFRSILGDGDTTCESRSLTAAEIFGLFDLKQKKGDTTQKIAPKVPNSAA from the coding sequence GTGGATTTTACCGAGTCATCATTCCAGCAACAACAGGCACAACACAAGGTACCTCACACGGGGGGACCGCATTTTCTTCCCCCTTCTGCAGCCCCCGAAACACAATCCATTTCCGACACGGATCGCGAGGAACTTTTACGGCAGATCAGCAGTGACACGGTCCCGCTGACAGTCAGTACGTCCGTGTTTGCGTCCGGCATGAATGGTGCCCTGACCCGGAAATTTAATCTCGATGCTACTGAAATCGAACTGATTGAACGCGCCGGCCTGCAGCCCAAATGGAAGCCGACCAGGCCACGTGTCAGAACCTTCGGCATGACCTTTCCCGACGGCCTGGAGTTCATTCCGCCCAAAGAGGAGAAAGAAGACAAGCCCGAACTGAGCAAAATGAAAGGCCCGGAAGTCGAGGGCGCAGAGGCTGCGCCGCGCAAAAAGTCGACCCGGCTCAAACCGCCGGCTAACGCGCTTTCACTCGAAGACCGCCTGTTCTACCTGTTGCAGCCACCGCTGGAGACCTGGCTGGCCGGGCAGGAACTGATCATGCCTTTCGAACCATTCCCCTATCAGTATGAGGGGATCGCCTGGTTGTTCTCTAAAAAGTCCGCGTTGCTCGCTGATGAAATGGGACTGGGGAAAACCATGCAGACGATTACCGGCGTGCGTCTGCTGCTGCGTAGCGGACAGGTGCGTCGGATCCTGCTGGTCTGTCCCAAACCGTTGATTCCTAACTGGCAGCGCGAGTTCAAATTCTGGGCCGAAGAGCTGCCGGTCACCGTGGTACAGGGGGATACGAATCGCCGCCGTATGATCTGGGAAATGCCCAATACGCCGATCCTGATCGCCAACTATGAGTCGATGGCACGCGACTTTGAAGCAATGGGAGAAGAAAACCTGCCTCGCTTCGATCTGGTGGTGCTCGACGAAGCACAGCGGATCAAGAACCGAGATTCACGGACGGCAGACGTCGCACGATCGATTCCCCGCAAGCGGAGCTGGGCATTAACGGGAACGCCGATTGAGAATCGTCACGAGGAAATGTCGTCACTCTTTGAGTGGATGGAGATCATCCCGCCCCGGGGCACACCCGACCTGCGTCAGTTGCAGGCGCTCTCGAAAGAGTTCATTCTCCGGCGGACCAAAGACCTGGTGATGACCGACCTGCCGCCCCGTCTGGACCGGCCCGCTTACCTCGATCTGAATCCGGCGCAACGGATTGCTTATGAAACAGCTGAGAAAGATGGTGTGATCCAGTTGAATGAAATGGGTGACTCGATCACGGTGCAGCATGTGTTTGAGCTCGTGCTGCGTTTGAAGCAGATCACCAATTTTGATCCAGTGACCGGCGACAGTGCGAAACTCGACCGCCTCGAAGCCGACATGGAAGAAATCGCTGCCTCGGGGGGAAAAGCGATTCTATTCAGCCAGTGGACCAAGCCTTTGGACTTCATGGCGCAGCGGCTGGAACGTTTCGGGACCCTGGTTTATCACGGGGGGATTCCCACGAAACAGCGCGAACCGATTCTGGATCAGTTCAAGCACGATCCCAATTCGCATCTGCTGTTGATGAGTTATGGTACCGGGGCCGTCGGATTGAATCTGCAGTTCGCCGGTTACGTCTTCCTGTTTGACCGCTGGTGGAATCCAGCGATTGAGGACCAGGCGATTAACCGTGCGCACCGCATCGGGCAGAAAACGCAAGTCATTGTCACCAAGTTTGTCTGCAATAACACGATTGAAGAGCGGATCGACATGGTGCTTGAACAGAAGCGGGAACTGTTCCGCTCGATTCTGGGCGATGGCGATACGACCTGCGAATCGCGCAGCCTGACCGCAGCCGAGATCTTCGGCCTGTTCGATCTGAAGCAGAAGAAAGGGGATACGACCCAGAAGATCGCCCCCAAGGTTCCGAACTCAGCTGCCTGA
- a CDS encoding diacylglycerol kinase family protein — protein sequence MLQSPETQSRNIRIHSAGNSDTEKIRPEWRQRLVDVERGITFGVRLDSSFFIHFFTGSAVLTTGMLLGLSATHWAIVILAMTTVLCAQMFNQVLKSIWKLLGSHLPAESQNTFKVGTAAVGVSIIGSIITIGIIFCSAIYRLLF from the coding sequence GTGTTACAATCACCGGAAACGCAGTCACGAAATATTCGCATCCACTCTGCTGGAAATTCAGACACCGAAAAAATCCGTCCCGAATGGCGGCAGCGCCTGGTTGATGTCGAGCGGGGTATCACGTTCGGCGTGCGCCTGGACAGCTCGTTCTTCATCCACTTCTTCACAGGCAGTGCCGTACTCACCACAGGCATGCTGCTGGGCCTGTCAGCCACACACTGGGCGATCGTCATTCTGGCTATGACCACCGTGCTCTGTGCGCAAATGTTTAACCAGGTCTTGAAGTCCATCTGGAAACTGCTGGGAAGCCATCTGCCGGCAGAATCACAGAATACGTTCAAAGTCGGAACAGCAGCGGTCGGCGTGAGTATCATTGGTTCGATCATCACCATCGGGATCATTTTCTGCTCTGCAATTTACCGCTTACTGTTTTAG
- a CDS encoding glycosyltransferase family 39 protein: MTKTGFLTTALVLILLLAGGLRLGIVMRQSDQLREDRDAYIAIARNLAAGNGFTSSRMEAGQDLEPTAFRPPLYPCLLAVGYYLNAGPQVTGILQVLLGIATVWFTWKTGQRLQLQWAAVLAAGIVATDPILLQYTSYSMTEVLATFLCSLLLYLLVCSFSTRSEELSASTNKPLLFWTGAVWGLAILCRPTFLAFLGIWLVIRLADSLKQRLLSNSEESRPASVSQQLAFLAAGILLAVSPWLIRNLVVFRAPILTTTHGGYTLLLGNNPVFYNEVVQQPWGTVWTGESLDAWQKSLEADIAQLQPALETEQERDRWMYQRARQNISSQPSLFAQSCLLRLKRFWNIAPLASAGQTPSRTLLLGVASYYFVVLLGCLWGVCLVVWKRERNWSPLIWLLVSFTIVHLFYWTNMRMRAPLVPAIAQLSVFGWSHLIHFCKIDRLWTRPNTDHPKV, encoded by the coding sequence GTGACCAAAACCGGATTCTTAACGACGGCCCTTGTACTGATTCTACTCCTGGCAGGCGGTCTGCGACTGGGAATCGTAATGCGGCAGAGTGATCAACTGCGGGAAGACCGGGATGCCTACATCGCGATTGCCCGTAACCTCGCTGCGGGAAATGGTTTCACTTCAAGTCGCATGGAGGCGGGACAGGACCTCGAACCGACGGCCTTTCGTCCGCCCCTTTACCCCTGCCTGCTGGCCGTGGGTTACTATCTGAATGCGGGTCCCCAGGTGACAGGGATCCTTCAGGTCCTGCTGGGGATCGCCACCGTCTGGTTCACCTGGAAAACAGGGCAGCGATTACAGTTACAATGGGCCGCTGTGCTCGCAGCGGGAATCGTGGCGACGGATCCGATTCTGCTGCAATACACCTCTTACTCCATGACCGAAGTGCTGGCCACGTTCTTATGCAGCCTGTTGCTCTACCTGCTGGTCTGCAGTTTTTCCACGCGTTCAGAGGAATTATCAGCGTCAACCAACAAACCCCTGCTGTTCTGGACCGGCGCCGTCTGGGGGCTGGCGATTCTCTGCCGGCCCACTTTTCTGGCGTTTCTGGGTATCTGGCTGGTGATCCGCCTGGCGGATTCACTGAAACAGAGACTGCTCTCAAACAGTGAGGAGTCACGCCCCGCATCTGTCAGCCAGCAGCTCGCATTTCTGGCAGCGGGAATTTTACTGGCTGTTTCCCCCTGGCTCATTCGCAATCTGGTCGTGTTTCGCGCACCAATTCTGACGACCACGCATGGCGGATACACGCTCCTGCTGGGGAATAATCCGGTCTTTTACAATGAAGTGGTGCAGCAGCCCTGGGGAACGGTGTGGACAGGTGAGAGCCTGGATGCCTGGCAGAAAAGTCTGGAGGCGGATATCGCGCAGCTGCAGCCAGCCCTCGAGACCGAACAGGAACGGGATCGCTGGATGTACCAGCGGGCACGCCAGAATATTTCATCCCAACCTTCGCTGTTTGCCCAGTCATGTCTGCTGCGACTCAAGCGTTTCTGGAATATCGCCCCTCTCGCAAGTGCGGGGCAGACACCCTCTCGAACCCTGCTACTGGGAGTGGCGAGCTACTACTTTGTTGTCCTGCTGGGCTGTCTCTGGGGAGTGTGCCTGGTAGTCTGGAAAAGAGAGCGAAACTGGTCGCCACTAATCTGGCTGCTGGTGAGCTTTACCATCGTGCATCTGTTCTACTGGACCAACATGCGAATGCGGGCGCCGCTGGTGCCTGCGATCGCCCAGCTGAGCGTTTTCGGCTGGTCCCATCTGATTCATTTCTGCAAAATCGACCGACTCTGGACCCGCCCGAACACGGATCACCCTAAAGTCTGA
- a CDS encoding alpha/beta hydrolase family protein, with the protein MKQQRTSIILFLLCGITLLSADVASAADVIKPDPRLPESTPWDLTALSQTPEFEWIDQSGPVHELLYQGLEYKGKPTQVFAYYASPRTLGLSKDKQATYPGVVLIHGGGGTAFREWAELWAKQGYAAISMDLAGSRPLEGKNPHKREHRERLSAGGPNQSHTEKFNAIKDDKSEHWCYHAPANAILAHSLIRSFPEVDKDRTAVTGISWGGYLTCIVSGLDNRFKAAAPVYGCGFLNNHSVFERSINQLPDEDAKRWMQLYDPGHYLRAVQMPILFLNGTNDFHYWLEAYQRSYEAVPASTPKNIRIEVKMRHSHPAGWEPKEIARFFDEKLKQAAPLAVVQKPVIQGEQITAELKQPVKLKSAVLQYTTDEGPNLERKWQAVPLTIEGTNITGPAPPKNAVIWFINVTDEQDAMTSSPLSSKLVK; encoded by the coding sequence ATGAAACAACAACGAACTTCGATCATCTTATTCCTGCTCTGCGGAATTACCCTGCTCAGTGCCGACGTCGCTTCGGCCGCTGATGTCATTAAACCGGATCCTCGATTGCCGGAATCGACTCCCTGGGATCTGACAGCACTCAGCCAGACCCCCGAATTTGAATGGATTGACCAGAGCGGTCCGGTTCACGAGCTCCTGTATCAGGGACTGGAATACAAAGGGAAGCCAACCCAGGTCTTCGCTTACTACGCTTCTCCCCGTACACTGGGTCTCTCTAAAGACAAGCAGGCAACCTACCCTGGCGTTGTATTGATTCACGGCGGAGGAGGGACCGCATTTCGTGAATGGGCCGAACTGTGGGCGAAGCAGGGCTATGCAGCGATCTCTATGGACCTGGCCGGCAGCCGTCCGCTGGAAGGGAAGAATCCACACAAACGCGAGCATCGCGAGCGCCTGTCAGCAGGTGGACCGAACCAGTCTCATACGGAAAAATTCAACGCAATCAAAGACGACAAATCGGAACACTGGTGCTACCATGCCCCTGCCAACGCGATCCTGGCTCACTCGCTGATTCGCTCCTTCCCCGAAGTCGACAAAGACAGAACCGCCGTCACGGGTATCTCCTGGGGGGGCTATCTGACTTGCATCGTGTCTGGGCTGGACAATCGATTTAAAGCAGCTGCTCCCGTTTATGGTTGTGGATTTCTCAACAACCATTCTGTATTTGAGCGGTCGATCAACCAACTCCCCGACGAAGACGCCAAGCGCTGGATGCAACTCTATGACCCGGGGCACTATCTGCGGGCAGTTCAGATGCCGATCTTATTCCTGAATGGTACCAACGACTTTCATTACTGGCTCGAAGCCTATCAGCGCAGCTACGAAGCGGTCCCCGCATCCACTCCAAAGAACATTCGCATCGAAGTCAAAATGCGGCACAGCCACCCGGCAGGCTGGGAACCGAAAGAGATCGCCCGCTTCTTTGATGAAAAGCTGAAGCAGGCAGCACCGCTGGCCGTTGTTCAGAAACCGGTCATCCAGGGAGAACAGATCACCGCCGAACTGAAGCAGCCGGTCAAACTGAAATCGGCGGTCCTGCAATATACGACGGACGAAGGACCGAACCTCGAACGCAAATGGCAAGCGGTACCTCTGACGATTGAAGGCACAAATATCACCGGACCAGCGCCCCCGAAAAACGCCGTCATCTGGTTCATCAATGTGACCGATGAACAGGACGCTATGACCTCCAGCCCGCTCTCTTCGAAACTGGTAAAGTAA
- a CDS encoding efflux RND transporter permease subunit — MSRQPESWLESGVNLLYKLRWGLLVVFLILTGFAYFPASKLDFEQSIESLYAKDDQHLLDYLESKRLFGGDEFVFVAYTVPGLLGEEGSRETDELKEVRKFSQELSQVPGVNTDVTQNLANALSPPKLNFLLRVLIRQKRDELIELSRGVLIGDDNETTAIVLRLLPEDQSPVPRAETFKQIRELAHAHEPRAYVVGEPVQVYDMFRYVEEDGDVLFKVSLSLLAVVLLLLFRRLRWVALPLLVVICSIWWTEATLVIGNLQLSMVSSMLNSLVTIIGIATVAHVAVHFQALQRENVPRPDAIRRTMVELLPAIFWTCATTAAGFLSLLTSEIAPVRSFGIMMALGTLMVLIASTVLLPGGMSLGYLRQPSKQSDDKGLARKLKQVAQMNERYPKRILWGSLIFVIFAAAGFSRLTIETDFSKNFRDSSEIVKALDFVETRLGGASTWEVNFPAPSQLNKEYLDRVRALAEDLQQVNPPDKTQLTKVISITDTLDFVPSKPFASDPIQSKLDQIEDLQADFESSLYNPEQGRMRIVLRALERQSAEEKLSLIHKVDALAKKHFPGSETKESDQDSKSVHDEPGKAAGIFILLAYLIDSLLRDQLYSFLLAATSIWLIMSLAFRSLKLGLISMVPNLFPIVVVIGVMGWTGLTLNIGTAMIASVSMGLTTDSSIHFISSFLRARSRGASTDEALRSTQHSVGRAIIYATSALVAGFSVLTLSHFIPLIYFGALVSVAMVGGVFGDLVLMPILLRLTYPDKAESAA; from the coding sequence ATGAGTCGTCAACCAGAGAGCTGGCTGGAATCAGGGGTAAACCTGCTCTATAAACTCCGCTGGGGCCTGCTGGTCGTTTTTTTGATTCTGACCGGCTTCGCTTATTTTCCAGCGTCGAAGCTGGACTTCGAACAATCGATTGAATCTCTCTACGCTAAAGATGACCAGCACCTGCTCGATTACCTCGAGAGCAAACGGCTCTTCGGCGGCGATGAATTTGTATTCGTCGCTTATACCGTACCAGGTCTGCTGGGCGAAGAAGGATCCCGGGAAACTGACGAGCTGAAAGAGGTCCGTAAATTCTCTCAGGAACTCAGTCAGGTTCCGGGTGTCAATACAGACGTCACACAAAACCTGGCCAATGCGCTCAGCCCTCCGAAATTAAACTTCCTCTTGCGGGTATTGATTCGACAGAAACGTGATGAACTGATCGAACTTTCGCGTGGTGTGCTGATCGGTGACGACAACGAAACCACGGCCATCGTCCTGCGCCTGCTTCCCGAAGATCAATCACCCGTTCCCCGTGCTGAAACATTCAAACAAATCCGCGAGCTGGCACATGCTCACGAGCCCCGCGCCTATGTGGTCGGCGAGCCCGTGCAGGTCTATGACATGTTCCGTTACGTGGAAGAAGATGGCGATGTGCTGTTCAAAGTCTCGCTCAGTCTGCTGGCGGTCGTGCTGCTGCTGTTGTTCCGTCGGCTGCGCTGGGTCGCCCTCCCTTTACTGGTTGTGATCTGTTCCATCTGGTGGACCGAAGCCACACTTGTCATCGGCAATCTCCAGTTGAGCATGGTCAGCTCCATGTTGAATTCCCTCGTAACGATCATCGGCATCGCGACGGTCGCACACGTGGCCGTCCACTTTCAGGCCCTGCAGCGCGAGAACGTTCCCCGTCCCGATGCGATCCGCCGGACGATGGTCGAACTATTACCCGCGATCTTCTGGACCTGTGCCACCACGGCAGCCGGATTCCTCTCGTTGTTGACCAGTGAAATCGCTCCTGTCCGCAGCTTCGGTATCATGATGGCGCTGGGAACTCTGATGGTACTCATCGCCTCCACGGTCCTTCTGCCCGGCGGAATGTCTTTGGGATATCTGCGTCAGCCTTCAAAACAGTCAGACGATAAAGGTCTGGCCCGAAAGCTGAAACAGGTCGCTCAAATGAATGAGCGTTACCCCAAGCGGATTCTCTGGGGTTCGCTGATCTTCGTGATTTTTGCTGCTGCCGGCTTCAGTCGCTTAACCATTGAAACGGATTTCAGTAAAAACTTCCGCGACTCCAGTGAGATCGTCAAGGCGCTCGACTTCGTCGAAACCCGGCTTGGCGGTGCTTCCACCTGGGAAGTCAACTTTCCTGCTCCCTCTCAACTGAATAAGGAATACCTCGACCGCGTCCGGGCTCTGGCGGAAGACCTGCAACAGGTTAACCCTCCTGACAAAACACAGTTAACTAAAGTCATCTCCATTACGGACACGCTCGACTTCGTGCCGTCAAAACCGTTCGCCTCCGACCCGATCCAGTCCAAGCTCGACCAGATCGAAGACCTGCAGGCGGACTTCGAAAGCAGCCTCTACAATCCCGAACAGGGTCGCATGCGTATTGTCCTGCGGGCCCTCGAACGACAGTCGGCTGAGGAAAAACTCTCCCTGATTCACAAGGTCGATGCCCTCGCGAAAAAACATTTTCCCGGCTCGGAAACGAAAGAGTCCGATCAGGATTCAAAGTCTGTTCATGACGAGCCTGGTAAGGCCGCCGGTATTTTTATTCTGCTCGCCTATTTGATTGACAGTCTGCTCAGGGACCAGCTTTACAGCTTCCTGCTCGCTGCCACCAGTATCTGGTTAATCATGTCACTCGCCTTTCGCAGTCTGAAACTGGGACTGATTTCCATGGTTCCCAACCTGTTTCCGATTGTCGTCGTGATTGGTGTCATGGGCTGGACCGGACTGACGTTGAATATCGGTACCGCCATGATCGCCAGTGTTTCAATGGGACTTACGACCGATTCGAGCATCCACTTTATCTCAAGCTTCTTAAGAGCACGTTCGCGCGGTGCTTCTACAGATGAAGCGCTGCGATCAACTCAGCACAGTGTCGGCCGGGCAATCATTTATGCCACGTCCGCCCTGGTTGCCGGCTTCAGTGTACTCACCCTGTCGCACTTCATCCCCCTGATTTATTTTGGGGCGCTGGTGAGTGTCGCTATGGTGGGCGGCGTTTTTGGTGACCTCGTCCTGATGCCCATTCTGCTGCGACTGACCTATCCCGACAAAGCGGAATCAGCTGCGTAA
- a CDS encoding phenylacetate--CoA ligase family protein, with amino-acid sequence MNPSDSQPENLNRDALEARQLERLQHLLKEVSASNPFWQQKWNAAGVDVNSIQSLADLQKLPITTKAELVEDHLSNAPYGTNLTYPLETYTRMHQTSGTTGSPMRWLDTKASWDWFGECWAQIYRMVGLFPEDRLFFPFSFGPFVGFWAAFEGATRRGNFCLAGGGMGSEARLKMILDNKITAVCCTPTYALRLAEVAEAENIDLAGSRVRALVVAGEPGGNIEATKQRIGQGWGARVFDHWGMTEIGALGIEPLENPGGLNILETECIPEIVDPETLQPVERGAQGELLITNLGRVGSPLIRYRTGDLVCEDTTPCPSGRSLLRLKGGILGRADDMVIIRGNNVFPSSLEAILRTFEQVAEYRIEVRTIRAMQHMKIELEPIESLSTTDQQKQIVNEVSHAIKDRLNFNAEVTTVAPGALPRFELKGKRFFKID; translated from the coding sequence ATGAATCCATCTGACAGCCAGCCGGAAAACCTGAATCGGGACGCCTTAGAAGCCCGCCAACTTGAGCGACTGCAACACCTTCTGAAAGAGGTGTCGGCCTCGAATCCGTTCTGGCAGCAGAAGTGGAACGCCGCGGGTGTCGACGTCAACTCGATCCAGAGCCTCGCGGACCTGCAGAAATTGCCGATCACGACCAAAGCCGAGCTGGTTGAGGATCATCTCTCAAACGCCCCGTATGGCACCAACCTGACCTACCCGCTTGAAACTTACACACGCATGCATCAGACCTCGGGAACCACCGGTTCACCCATGCGCTGGCTGGACACCAAAGCCAGCTGGGACTGGTTTGGGGAATGCTGGGCACAGATTTATCGTATGGTGGGTCTCTTTCCGGAAGACCGCCTGTTCTTTCCCTTCTCATTCGGACCGTTCGTCGGATTCTGGGCAGCCTTCGAAGGGGCCACCCGTCGCGGCAACTTCTGTCTGGCCGGTGGTGGCATGGGCAGCGAAGCCCGATTGAAAATGATCCTCGACAACAAAATCACCGCCGTCTGCTGCACACCAACGTACGCCCTGCGTCTGGCCGAAGTCGCGGAGGCGGAAAACATCGACCTGGCAGGCAGCCGCGTGCGGGCACTCGTGGTTGCCGGAGAACCAGGGGGCAACATCGAAGCGACCAAACAGCGGATCGGCCAGGGCTGGGGCGCCCGCGTATTCGATCACTGGGGCATGACCGAAATCGGCGCCCTCGGAATTGAGCCGCTCGAAAACCCGGGCGGTCTCAACATTCTCGAAACCGAATGCATTCCCGAAATCGTCGATCCGGAAACACTGCAACCAGTCGAACGTGGAGCACAAGGCGAGCTGTTGATTACCAACCTGGGCCGCGTCGGATCCCCGCTCATCCGCTATCGCACCGGTGACCTGGTCTGTGAAGATACCACCCCCTGCCCCTCGGGTCGCAGCCTGCTGCGTCTGAAAGGGGGTATCCTGGGTCGAGCAGACGACATGGTGATCATTCGCGGAAATAACGTCTTCCCCTCCAGCCTGGAAGCGATCCTGCGTACGTTCGAGCAGGTAGCCGAATACCGGATCGAGGTCCGCACCATTCGCGCCATGCAACACATGAAAATCGAACTGGAACCGATAGAATCCCTTTCGACCACCGACCAGCAGAAACAGATCGTTAATGAAGTCAGCCATGCGATCAAAGATCGGTTGAACTTCAATGCTGAGGTCACCACGGTTGCCCCTGGTGCCCTGCCCCGCTTTGAACTGAAAGGAAAGCGGTTCTTCAAAATCGACTGA
- a CDS encoding sulfatase-like hydrolase/transferase encodes MTTYLRYLLLILCFPLGVLIGPSAVSAAEKASQRPNILFLFSDDQRADALGAYQNPHIQTPNLDQLAQAGFSFRNAYCMGSIHGAVCQPSRAMLNSGRSLYHVPMDLKGVMTMPQLLKESGYTTFGTGKWHNHRESFQKSFTLGTAAFMGGMSNHLKVPVVDLKDGKFENKRMGEKFSSELFVDATVDFLKTQPANKPFYAYVAFTAPHDPRMPPASAMEIYKDKQPPLPKNFMPQHPFNNGWMTGRDEALAGWPRQPEVVREQLTEYYAMITHMDSQIGRILKTLKTQGLDKNTIVIFSSDHGLAVGSHGLLGKQNLYEHSMKSPLIFKGPGIPQNESSEALVYLYDIFPTVCDLTQTSVPSGVEGLDLAPIWQGKQKGVRDSLFTTYEDLMRAVRDDRWKLIRYPQINKTQLFDLKNDPAELKDLSEHPEQQARIEQMLTTLKEWQQKTDDKQPLTSEHPKSEKIDLTGRKRKPDAHQPDWIVKKYFDSE; translated from the coding sequence ATGACTACCTACCTGAGATACCTGCTGCTAATCCTCTGTTTCCCGCTGGGCGTGCTCATCGGTCCGAGTGCCGTCTCCGCAGCAGAGAAAGCATCCCAGCGTCCGAACATTCTGTTCCTGTTCAGCGATGACCAGCGTGCGGACGCCCTCGGTGCCTATCAGAATCCTCACATTCAAACTCCGAATCTGGATCAGTTGGCACAGGCCGGTTTCAGTTTTCGGAACGCGTACTGCATGGGGTCGATTCATGGCGCAGTCTGCCAGCCGAGTCGGGCCATGCTCAATAGCGGACGCTCCCTCTATCATGTGCCCATGGATCTCAAAGGGGTGATGACGATGCCCCAGTTGCTGAAAGAATCCGGTTACACGACCTTCGGCACCGGGAAGTGGCACAACCACCGCGAATCGTTCCAGAAAAGTTTCACTTTGGGAACAGCCGCCTTCATGGGAGGTATGTCGAACCACCTCAAGGTCCCCGTGGTTGATTTGAAGGATGGCAAATTTGAGAACAAACGCATGGGAGAGAAATTCTCCAGCGAACTGTTCGTTGACGCGACCGTCGACTTTCTGAAAACGCAGCCCGCGAACAAACCGTTCTATGCGTATGTCGCCTTCACTGCACCCCATGATCCACGGATGCCTCCCGCTTCCGCGATGGAAATATACAAAGACAAACAGCCACCACTTCCCAAAAACTTCATGCCTCAGCACCCGTTCAACAATGGCTGGATGACCGGTCGCGATGAAGCACTGGCCGGCTGGCCGCGTCAGCCGGAAGTCGTTCGCGAGCAGTTGACAGAATACTACGCGATGATCACGCACATGGATTCGCAGATCGGCCGTATTTTGAAAACGCTCAAAACGCAGGGGCTCGACAAAAATACGATCGTGATTTTCTCATCAGACCACGGTCTGGCGGTGGGCAGTCACGGGCTTTTGGGAAAACAGAATCTGTATGAACACAGCATGAAGTCTCCCCTGATTTTTAAAGGCCCCGGTATTCCGCAGAATGAATCGAGCGAGGCCCTCGTCTATCTCTATGACATCTTTCCCACAGTCTGCGACCTGACCCAGACCAGTGTTCCCTCTGGAGTGGAAGGCTTAGACCTGGCTCCCATCTGGCAAGGCAAGCAGAAAGGTGTGCGAGATTCACTGTTTACGACTTACGAAGATCTGATGCGGGCGGTCCGCGATGACCGCTGGAAGCTGATCCGCTATCCACAGATCAATAAAACACAGCTGTTCGATCTCAAAAACGATCCTGCTGAGTTGAAAGATCTCTCTGAACACCCGGAGCAACAGGCACGCATCGAACAGATGCTGACAACATTGAAAGAGTGGCAGCAGAAAACGGACGACAAACAGCCCCTCACATCCGAACATCCCAAGTCAGAAAAAATCGACCTGACGGGCCGCAAGCGAAAACCGGACGCACATCAACCTGACTGGATCGTGAAAAAATACTTCGATTCGGAATGA